The genomic window GTCATCAAGCTCGAGCGCAACTACCGCTCCACCGAACATATTCTCGGCGCCGCTGGCCATCTGATCGCCCATAATGAGGGGCGGCTGGGCAAGACGCTGTTTACCGAGCGCAGCAGCCCTGACGATGAAAAGGTCGTGGTGCACGCCGCCTGGGATTCCGAAGAGGAAGCCCGCGCGGTCGGCGAGGAAATCGAGCAACTTCAGCGCAAGGGTCACCTGCTGAACGACATGGCCATCCTCGTTCGCGCCTCCTTCCAGATGCGCGAATTCGAAGACCGGTTCGTCACGCTTGGCCTCAATTACCGCGTCATCGGCGGCCCGCGCTTTTACGAGCGCCTCGAAGTCCGCGATGCCATGGCTTATTTCCGACTCGTCTGCCAACCGGCCGACGATCTGGCCTTCGAGCGGATCGTCAACACGCCGAAACGCGGCCTTGGCGATACGACGATCCGCAACCTGCACGACTATGCCCGCGCCCGCGATATTCCAATGCTCGCGGCAGCCGCCGACATCATCGAGACCGATGAACTGAAACCGAAGGCGCGCAAGGCGCTGTTCGACGTGGTGCAGGATTTCCGCCGCTGGCAGGGCCTGCTGGAAAACACCGAACACACCACGCTTGCCGAACAGATTCTCGACGAAAGCGGCTATACCGCCATGTGGCAGGCCGACAAGACGGCCGAAGCGCCCGGACGACTTGAGAACCTGAAGGAACTCATCCGCTCGATGGAGGCTTTCGAAAGCCTGCGCGGCTTCCTGGAACACGTCGCGCTCGTCATGGATGCCGAGCAGAACGAAAATCTGGATGCCGTTTCCATCATGACGCTGCATTCCGCCAAGGGTCTGGAATTCGACACCGTCTTTCTGCCCGGCTGGGAAGAAGGCCTGTTCCCGCACCAGCGGGCGCTGGATGAAGGCGGCCGCTCCGGTCTGGAGGAGGAACGCCGTCTGGCCTATGTCGGCATCACCCGCGCCAAGAAGCTCTGCCATATCTGGTTCGTCTCGAACCGACGCATTCACGGGCTGTGGCAATCCACCCTGCCCTCGCGTTTCCTCGACGAACTGCCGCCCGCCCATGTAGATGTCGCGGCTTCTGACAGCAATTACGGTGGTTATGGCGGACGCGGCGGTTATGGCCAGTCCCGTTTCGACAAGGCCGACCCCTTTACCAACAATTACTCTACCCCCGGCTGGAAGCGCGCCCAGCAGAACCGCAGCGACGCGACCCGCGACAATTGGGGCACGCGCTCCGGCCATGCGGTGGAACGCATCGGTTACGGCGAAAGCGGACCACGCACCCGCACCATCGACGGCGAGCTGGTGGCGAAATCCGTGGCCGACAAGCCGTCGAAATTCTTCGTCGGTGACCGCGTTTTCCATCTCAAATTCGGCAATGGCAATATTTCCGCCATCGAAGGCAATAAATTGACCATCGACTTCGACCGCGCCGGCCAGAAGCGCGTGCTGGATGGATTTGTGGAAAAGGCTTGATTCGGCAACTGGGAGTGCCTGAAGACCGCTTTTCCCATAGCCCACGTCACGCCATTGCAATAAAGGAGTTGCAATGGCGGACTAAAAACCGGGACGGGGACTGCTTTGCACATATTGCCGAAAAGCCAGCGCAAGCTTGCCATTTTCCTGATCAACATGGACAGCGCCACAAAGCGCCTGACCGACATGAACGCCCGCCTCGATGCCATGGGGCTGAAGGCGGAGCGCGTTGCCGGCGTCAATGGCAGGGAGCTGAAATATCCGATCCCGGAATTCAGCGAAATTTCCAATATGCTCATGCATGGCCGCCGCACCTCGCCGCCGGAAATCGGCTGTTATCTCAGCCATGTCACCTGCGCCAATAAATTCACTGATAGCGATGCCGATATCGCGCTCATCCTTGAGGACGACGTGGTCTTCGAGGATGATTTTCTTGATGCCATTGATGAAGCGGTTTTGAACGGCGGTGATTGGGATATTCTGCGGCTGACGACGGTCAGCAACGGCCGCAAATTTGCATTCCGCCCATTGTCCAATGGCCGATCGCTGGCAGTCGCGCTTACCCGGGAAAAAGGATCGGGCGCCTATCTCGTTAACCGCCGCGCCGGAAAATGGATATCGAAACTCATCCCCATGCGGCTCGCCTACGACATCGCCTTCGATCTCGAATATCTTTCCGGCCTGAAGGCCGCCTTCATCTATCCGCTCTGCGCCACACAGGATGCGGATGGCGAAAGCCAGATCCAGAACAATCTGCGCATCTATCGCCTGCCGCGCTGGCGTTATTTCACCGTTCTGCCCTATCGCGCCTATCTGGAAACCAGCCGGTTTCTGCTGCGCGGCATCCGCTTCTTGATGGCAAAGGCGAAGGTGGCAATGGAAGGCGGCAAGACCAAAGCCGTTCCAGCCGGCAAATGAACGTCCGGCTCACACCTCACCGGGCGTGAAGCCAACGAGATAGACAGCCACAATCACGGCGGCGAGAATGAAAATCGAAATGACGAAAATCGTCATCCGGTTCAATGGTTTGCGGGTCGTTTTCTTCATGGGGGAATAATGCAGCGCACGCAAACTGGTTCCCTGCGAAACGACGCTACGGCTTCACGAAGCCGGTAACCTGTGGGCTAGATAGTCCCGCATCTGCTCCATCGCCTCTTCCCGTGTCAAACCGCCCGACTGCAATCCGGAGCGTAGCCAGAGCCCGTCGATAAGCGTCGTGATCCCGAGCGCAACTGTTTCGGCTTCCTCCTTCGGCACGAGATGCGTCAGCGCGGAGAGAAGATTGGACCGCATACGCGCATGGATCACCTTCTGGATACGGGCCAGTTGCGGCTCTCGCGGAACCTCGGCGCAAAGCGAGAGCCAGGCGTGACAGATCGAAGGCTGAAAGAAATCTTCGTCAAAATTCCCGTCAATGATGGCATCGAGCCGGCCCCTCGGCGTCTTGGCTCGATTGAGACGCGTTACCACGGCTTCTTTCAGCCTGGCATTGGCTTCCCGCATGGCATGTTCAAACAGTTCCTGCTTGCTGGCGAAGTAATGCAGCACGATCCCCTTGGAGGCTCCGGCTTGCGCAGCGACTTTTTCAAGCGTCGAACCCGCCATGCCTTCCCGCTGCAGCACGTCGAAAGCCGCCCGCCTGAGTTCCGCCCTGCGAATATCGCTTATTCTGGTCAGTCGCATCGTTGTCTCCGAAAATATGACACCACATTGACAATTTTTCCGGAAAGATCAATTATTGTCCCAATGGTCAACTTAATGACCGATTGGATAAAAGGTGGAACGATGAAACGATCAATGACAGCCGTTGCGGCTGCGGTCATTTTTTTTGCTGCCCCCATGCCCGGATTTGCAGGAGAAGCGGAAAGCTGCAGACAGGTGCGGCTGGCGGAACCGGGCTGGAACGATCTAGCCTTCACGACCGGCATTGCCATGTCGCTTCTGAAGGCGCTGCATTACGAACCGCAAAGCCAGCTTCTAGGCATCGACGTCATCTATATGAGCTTGAAGGGCAAGGACCTCGACGTCTTCATGGGCTATTGGGACCCGGCAATGGTCAACTATTACAAGCCTTACAAGGAGGATGGTTCGGTCGAAAACGTCAGGATCAATCTCGAGGGTGCCAAATACACCTTTGCCGTTC from Agrobacterium tumefaciens includes these protein-coding regions:
- a CDS encoding ATP-dependent helicase — protein: MSNSFDDMPFFDEEPVAPRRATNNAPSENGDGLGIAARAMAARDQARPAPDYLSGLNPEQRDAVETLDGPVLVLAGAGTGKTRVLTTRIAHILATGRAYPSQILAVTFTNKAAREMKERIGVLVGGAVEGMPWLGTFHSIGVKLLRRHAELVGLKSDFTILDTDDVVRLIKQLIQAEGLDDKRWPAKQFAGMIDGWKNKGLTPPDIPEGDSRAFANGKGRELYAAYQARLKTLNACDFGDLLLHPISIFRRHTDILKEYHQKFRYILVDEYQDTNTSQYMWLRLLAQRAKGEPQNVCCVGDDDQSIYGWRGAEVDNILRFDKDFPGAKVIKLERNYRSTEHILGAAGHLIAHNEGRLGKTLFTERSSPDDEKVVVHAAWDSEEEARAVGEEIEQLQRKGHLLNDMAILVRASFQMREFEDRFVTLGLNYRVIGGPRFYERLEVRDAMAYFRLVCQPADDLAFERIVNTPKRGLGDTTIRNLHDYARARDIPMLAAAADIIETDELKPKARKALFDVVQDFRRWQGLLENTEHTTLAEQILDESGYTAMWQADKTAEAPGRLENLKELIRSMEAFESLRGFLEHVALVMDAEQNENLDAVSIMTLHSAKGLEFDTVFLPGWEEGLFPHQRALDEGGRSGLEEERRLAYVGITRAKKLCHIWFVSNRRIHGLWQSTLPSRFLDELPPAHVDVAASDSNYGGYGGRGGYGQSRFDKADPFTNNYSTPGWKRAQQNRSDATRDNWGTRSGHAVERIGYGESGPRTRTIDGELVAKSVADKPSKFFVGDRVFHLKFGNGNISAIEGNKLTIDFDRAGQKRVLDGFVEKA
- a CDS encoding glycosyltransferase family 25 protein yields the protein MHILPKSQRKLAIFLINMDSATKRLTDMNARLDAMGLKAERVAGVNGRELKYPIPEFSEISNMLMHGRRTSPPEIGCYLSHVTCANKFTDSDADIALILEDDVVFEDDFLDAIDEAVLNGGDWDILRLTTVSNGRKFAFRPLSNGRSLAVALTREKGSGAYLVNRRAGKWISKLIPMRLAYDIAFDLEYLSGLKAAFIYPLCATQDADGESQIQNNLRIYRLPRWRYFTVLPYRAYLETSRFLLRGIRFLMAKAKVAMEGGKTKAVPAGK
- the betI gene encoding choline-binding transcriptional repressor BetI; this translates as MRLTRISDIRRAELRRAAFDVLQREGMAGSTLEKVAAQAGASKGIVLHYFASKQELFEHAMREANARLKEAVVTRLNRAKTPRGRLDAIIDGNFDEDFFQPSICHAWLSLCAEVPREPQLARIQKVIHARMRSNLLSALTHLVPKEEAETVALGITTLIDGLWLRSGLQSGGLTREEAMEQMRDYLAHRLPAS